The genomic segment TTCATAAATTATTATAAGGCAGTCAAAATGAATTGAGTTACAAGCAAAAGCATGGGTGAATCTTAGTAACAAAAGGTTGAGTGAAAAAGGCAAGTTGAAGACTATGTGCAGTAtgatatccttttaaaaatgtttaaatacaagCAAAATGAAACAGTCTGTTGCTTAGACATACCATATATGTGATAACATGAATGCAAAAGTACAAAATTCGACAGTGATTATTACCTCTGGGAGAACCGGAAAACAAGGAGGAAAGGAACACATCTAAACCACTGGTAATCTAGTTCAGTGGCTCTCAAACGTTGGTGTGAATCAGGATCGTGGAGAGCTCATTAAATCTAGattgcagcctggctggtgtggctcagtggttgagtgtcaatcttcGATTCCcggtgggggcatgcagggggcagctgatcaatgattatctctcatcattgatgtttctctctctctcccttcctttctgaaatcaataaaaatgtattaaaaacaacaacaacaccctgtctggtgtggctcagtggatggagcgtcggcctgccgactgaggggtcccgagttcgattccagtcaggggcattgccttggttgcgggcacgttcccagtggggggtgtgcaggaggcagctggttgatgtttctctcatcgatgtttctagctctctatccctctcccttcctctctgtaaaaaatcagtaaaaaatatataaaacaaataaaaacaacaacacctatattgctgggccccaccccagagtttGATTCAgtagctggggtgggggagcccaAGAATATGCATGTCTAACAAGGTCCCAGGTGTTGCTAATGCTGCTCTTCTGGGACATTTAAGAGACccacttctttattttaaaattttttattattgaaactaTTATAtctgtcccccttttccccccattgacctcttctagcctgcctgcccccaccccagaccctcaccaccctattgtccgtgtccatgggttatgcatatatgcaaacaagttctttggttgatctcttcccatccacccacccagcctccctggccttccctcataggttggacagtctattcgatgcttctatgtctctggttctatttctgttcatcagtttatgttgttcattatattccacaaatgagtgagatcatgtggtatttatctttctctgactggcttatttcgcttagcataatgctctccatgtccatccatgctgttgcaaatggtaagagttccttcttttttacagcagcatagtattccatcgtgtagatgtaccaccgttttttaatccattcatctgctgatgggcacttaggctgtttccaaatcttagctgttgtaaattgtgctgatatgaacataggggtgcatatatcctttctgattggtgtttctggtttcttgggctatattcctagaagtgggtttactgggtcaaatggaagttccatttttaactttttgaggaaactccatactgttctccacagtggctgcaccagtctgcattcccaccagcagtgcacgagggttccttttttctccgcatccttgccagcatttgtcgtttgttgatgatagccatcctgacaggtgtgagatggtatcacattgctatttttgttttgatttgcacctctccgataattagtgactttgagtaagAGAGCCACTTCCAGTTCTTAGTTCTTAGGTTAGTGCAGGTTCACAGGTGTCCTATTCCATTTTATTGCTAAATGACTATAGTatttaaatgagagagagaaaaaaaagatggcTAGTCACAGACCTAAGATGAGAGCATGCCTGAAACAAGTTTAATTAATCCAATTCTGGCTCCTGAAGCCTCCCCTCCAACAGAGCTGGGGTTCCGTTAATGAAAGCAAAGGGGAAAACTGCTCTAGGAGCCCCAGGACCATTGAAGAAAATTACTATAACCACTTTGTGAAACAAACTGGAAGACTGATTCTTCCTTATGTGCAGTGACCACGTatgaccttccctctccctgGACCTAAATAATTGTTGGCAAAGACTTGCACATTTCAAATCTACCTTTTCTGTTGATTCAGccgcgcagtggttctcaaccttccgaacgccgcgaccctttaatacagttcctcatgttgtggtgacccccaaccataagattattttcgttgctacttcataactgtaattttcttctgttatgaatcgtcatgtaaatatctgatatgcaggatgtattttcattgttacaaattgaacataattaaagcatagtgattaatcacaaaaacaatatgtaattatatatgtgttttccgatggtcttagacgacccctgtgaaagggtcgttctacccccaaaggggtcgcgacccacaggttggcgacccacaggttgagaaccgccgatTCAGCGAATACTGAGCGAGCTTACAGATTTCCTTTCCCTTCCAGTTCTTGCCCCGCCCTCAGGCGCTCCGGGTGActattttccttccctccttcctccccccctccttccagaCGTGTCCCCCAGGATCGGAGGGGAAATTTATGTGCTTCGGGTCCTGCGGTGACCAGGCCCGCGTGTAGGGCAGGCTCTGTCCCGCGATGTGCCAGCCGCTGGCCGGCTTGAGAAATGCCCAAATACCAAGTTCCTGCCCACGTGAGCTCGGCCCAGAGAGGAAGCCAGACCGTGAATATGAGCTTAAGCCCAGCCGGGCAGACAGGCGGTTATGGAAAGGCAGGTTTACCGCTCTCAGAGCCTCCGCTCAGCCCTCCGAGCCAGGCCCCTTTCCCGCTGCGGCGGGTCCGAGGCTGAGCGCCCGCGGGACGGTCCCGTGCGGGGCGCGGGGTGGGCGTGGCCTGGGCGACGGGGGGCGGGCTCGGAAGCGGCGGCGGCCCGGCTGCGCATGCGCGCCTCCCACGTGCAGCTGCGCGCCTCCGCCGGCCGGGCCGTTGAGCACCATGATCCCGCTGCGGGTTTGGGCCGCTCGGCCGCTCGGCCGCGCCGTGGCCCGCGGGCTCCCGCTCCCGgcgccctcccgcccccgcctctGCAGCTCCGGCCCCCGAGGCGCCCGCGACGAGGCCCCCGAGGCGCGCGCCTGCTTCACGACCCCCATCTTCTACGTGAACGCGGCGCCGCACATCGGGCACCTGTACTCGGCGCTGCTGGCGGACGCGCTGTGCCGCCACCGCCGCCTGCGGGGTcccggcgccgccgccgccacgcGCTTCTCCACCGGGACGGACGAGCACGGCCTGAAGATCCAGCAGGCGGCCGCCGCGGCGGGCCTGGCCCCGACCGAGCTGTGCGACCGCGTCTCGGCCCAGTTCCAGCGGCTCTTCCGCGAGGCGGGCGTCTCGTCCACCGACTTCATCCGCACCACGGAGGCGCGGCACCGGCGGGCCGTGCAGCACTTCTGGGCGGCGCTGCAGGCGCGGGGGCTGCTCTACAAGGGGCTCTACGAAGGGTGGTACTGCGCCTCCGACGAGTGCTTCCTGCCCGAGGCCAAGGTCAGCCGGCAGCCCGGCCCGTCGGGGAACCCGGGTCCGGTGTCCGTCGAGAGCGGGCAGCCCGTCTCCTGGACCCAGGAAGAGAACTACATCTTCAGGCTCTCGCAGTTCCGGGAGCCGCTGCAGCGCTGGCTGCAGGACCACCCTCAGGCCATCACCCCCGAGCCCTTCCAGCATACGGTCCTCCAGTGGCTGGAGGAGGACCTGCCGGACCTGTCGGTCTCTCGCAAGAGTAGCCACTTGCACTGGGGCATTCCGGTGCCCGGGGACGACTCGCAGACCATCTACGTGTGGCTGGACGCCTTGGTCAACTACCTGACCGTCCTCGGCTACCCCAGTGCTGAGTTCGAGGCCTGGTGGCCCACCACCTCTCATGTCATAGGCAAGGATATCCTCAAGTTCCATGCCATCTATTGGCCCGCCTTCCTCTTGGGGGCCGGCCTGAGCCCGCCACACCGCATCTATGTCCACTCCCACTGGACAGTCTGTGGCCAAAAGATGTCCAAGAGCTTGGGCAACGTCGTGGATCCCAGAGCTTGCCTGGACCGCTATACTGTGGATGGCTTCCGCTACTTCCTCCTCCGCCAGGGCGTCCCCACCTGGGACTGCGATTACTATGAGGAAAAGGTGGTGAAGCTGCTCGACTCCGAGCTGGCAGACGCGTTGGGCGGCCTCCTGAACCGATGCACTGCCCAGAGAATAAACCCTTCGGGGACCTACCCGGCCTTCTGCGCCCCCTGCTTTCCCAGTGAGCCCGGCTTGGCGGGGCCAGCGGCTCGCGCTGGGCCGGAAGACTACGctctggtgagcgcagtggccaCGTTGCCCAGGCAGGTGGCAGACCACTACGCGAACTTCCAGATCTACAAGGCCCTGGAGGCAGTGTCCAGCTGTGTCCGGCAGACCAATGGCTTTGTCCAAAGGCACGCGCCGTGGAAGCTGAGTTGGGAGAGCCCCGTGGACGCCCCCTGGCTGGGCACGGTGCTTCACGTGGCCTTGGAATGTTTGCGGGTCTTCGGGACTCTGCTCCAGCCTGTCACCCCAACCCTGGCTGACAAGCTGCTGTCCAGGTTGGGGGTCTCTGCCACAGAGAGGGGTCTTGGAGAGCTCACTTTCTTGCCTCGATTCTACGGACATCCTTGCCCTTTTGAAGGGAGGCGGCTGGGACCTGAAACTGGGCTCCTGTTTCCACGACTGGACCAGtccagggcctggctggtgaAAGCCCATAGGACCTAGAAACTCAGTTCTTACGGTTTCTGGCTTGTGGTAAAAAGAGCAAGTGTGTTGTTTTGCATTTTCAGGAAAGTTATATTAATGTTAAGTGTTGCACCAAATGAGCACATAAGCGATGTCCCTGTGAAAAGAGGTTTAAAACGTTTCAGGTGCCCAGCCCTGACTCTTGTTTTCTCTGCTCACTCACTAACCACTGCCCTTTGTATGCCAGTGTCTCTACGACGTCTCTAGGGAAAGATGGGTAAGAGGCAGCTCTGCTGGGACCATTCGTTCTTCTGGTGCCTCCTTCCAAACCAGTTAGGTTATTTACCCGGACTACCTCTCATGGCTTGTTTTCCATTGGCTGCCAGCCTCTGCCCCGGGAATCGGGAGTTGGGATTGGAGGTCTCTACCTCAGCTTTAAGCCCTATTTTGTTACATATGTTGAGTCTCCTGTTAAAAAGAGATTCTTTTATTAACCTTTAAAAATTCAGTGTCCTAGACTAGATGTTTATATTTTCGGTTCTTAAAATCATGACTAATGATTAATATTAGCAGTCCAATAGTTGTGCTTTGTAACACTACACTCCAACCAGTAGATGGCTCTAGTCTCACATGTGGAATTAAGATGGAGGTTCAGAGTCTAGAAGAAATTTGTTTTCTGCTTTCTAATTTTgcagaatttaagaaaatttttattgcttttcttaaAATGAGGGATAACTGCAACCACTGCTGTTTTACAGAAAGCCATAAAAAATATCAGAATCCTCAGCTTTCTTCAGACTACTGAAAAAGGACATTTAGCCTAATTAAACATTTACTATGCTAATAAGTAAATATATCAAGTTTGTTTGGACTATGATAAATTGTAAAGCTCTCTTGAGGTACTTggtatgttaaaattttaaactttaataaCAGTAAATTAGAggtatgatttaaaaaatcttaagttGTTCAAAAGGgcagtattttctttatattttttagccATCATTTTGTTATTCACACACATAATTTACCTTATATGATTTCTTTTGGTCAATCAGCATTGATAACACAATACAGAAATTGTACAATAGTTACTATAAATgttaatacatttacttttaagtAGTTTTTACTGATTATTTCTTACGCTCTTTTAACTTGTTATTAAAGTTTAAAAGTTTCTAAGTACCTTATTCAGATTCATATTGTTGCATTTGTTGAAGGTGGTGGTGAAGGGAGGAATGATCAATGCTCCAAGAAACTCAAACTGGATTTAAGGAGCTCTCCAAGGCCCCATAACAACACAGAAAAGATGTTAAGGTATCAGTTATATAAGGACTACAACACAGTGAGCCAGCATTGTATCTGATAGGTGattgattggacagccaggccacAGTTGAGAACTTGCCTTGAAATATCCATTCTAAGCATGGTAGCAAGCAGAGAGGGCTCATTATGAAGTAACTTACTAGGTTGCTAGTTCCCCAGATTTATTCTGTGTGCTTCTGTTTAGCTCCAGTTTCCATTGCGAGGTTGTTTGCTTGGGAACATTACTTAAAAAAGAATGCTTGAAGGTATTCTAAAGTGGAAGGATGGTTTTGACAAATGTTCCTGCAGACCTGGACTTCCCATATGATGTATTCGTTACCTGCTGGGATTCGTAGGGCAGATTACGGGGGCCTAGGATTGAGTATTATCTCCTACGGCTGGACGGAGCACAGTAGGGAAAGACATGGGGTATGTTTACATGGTGAAGGAAAACAGACCTACAACCAGTGGGATGATAACCTCTGCCTTTGCAGTGTCCCGTGAACAGTCTTCCAGTTCCCATCACGAATGGAGAGACAGTGTCTTCCACTTGACTGAGCTTTCCTGTGGCCTAGTACTGGTCCATACACTGGCTCTTTGCTTGCTGGGTGTTAATGGAGTTCCTTTTGTGCAGTCTGTCACTTGTGCAGGCATTTTAACTGGCTACCAGAATATCTGTGCTACTGGAGGGCACAAAAAATAGGGGATTCAGAGAAGAGGGTATTACAAAAGACAAGATACTGTGAATGAAAGGTGTGATATGGGAGATGAACCACTTTGATTTTCTGTAGGAGGTAAAGCAGATAGCCTTTGGGTACTGGATGTATTCAGTTTGATCCAGCACTTTAAGAATGGCAGGTGATGGATAGGTAAAACTTAACTGGAGGACATAGCA from the Myotis daubentonii chromosome 7, mMyoDau2.1, whole genome shotgun sequence genome contains:
- the MARS2 gene encoding methionine--tRNA ligase, mitochondrial gives rise to the protein MIPLRVWAARPLGRAVARGLPLPAPSRPRLCSSGPRGARDEAPEARACFTTPIFYVNAAPHIGHLYSALLADALCRHRRLRGPGAAAATRFSTGTDEHGLKIQQAAAAAGLAPTELCDRVSAQFQRLFREAGVSSTDFIRTTEARHRRAVQHFWAALQARGLLYKGLYEGWYCASDECFLPEAKVSRQPGPSGNPGPVSVESGQPVSWTQEENYIFRLSQFREPLQRWLQDHPQAITPEPFQHTVLQWLEEDLPDLSVSRKSSHLHWGIPVPGDDSQTIYVWLDALVNYLTVLGYPSAEFEAWWPTTSHVIGKDILKFHAIYWPAFLLGAGLSPPHRIYVHSHWTVCGQKMSKSLGNVVDPRACLDRYTVDGFRYFLLRQGVPTWDCDYYEEKVVKLLDSELADALGGLLNRCTAQRINPSGTYPAFCAPCFPSEPGLAGPAARAGPEDYALVSAVATLPRQVADHYANFQIYKALEAVSSCVRQTNGFVQRHAPWKLSWESPVDAPWLGTVLHVALECLRVFGTLLQPVTPTLADKLLSRLGVSATERGLGELTFLPRFYGHPCPFEGRRLGPETGLLFPRLDQSRAWLVKAHRT